The following are encoded in a window of Brevibacillus sp. DP1.3A genomic DNA:
- a CDS encoding sulfite exporter TauE/SafE family protein produces MLVAIAILFVIIGVVAGVIGSIAGLGGGIFFVPALLYFANWYMPGSMNPQVAAATSLIVIAVTALSSSLSYLKQNKVDKQSALLFFIGSAPGAIVGVYLNTLLAVEGFSLLFGLFQLCMFVVLMVKDKIKPRSIEWEVQRHFIDNEGNEYVYGYSKWSVITIAFFVGITSSLFGVGGGILMVPAMMILFRFPPHIATATSMLVIFLSAVVGSITNIFHDNVHWLYAAMLAPGAWAGGKVGAIIASKMKGRTIVLFLRVLILGIAIQMIGEAIFG; encoded by the coding sequence ATGCTTGTAGCAATTGCCATCTTGTTTGTCATCATCGGAGTCGTGGCTGGCGTCATTGGCAGTATCGCGGGTCTGGGTGGTGGGATTTTTTTCGTGCCCGCTCTGCTGTATTTTGCGAACTGGTACATGCCTGGATCGATGAACCCGCAAGTAGCAGCGGCGACTTCGCTGATCGTGATCGCAGTAACCGCCCTTTCTTCCTCTCTTTCTTATCTCAAGCAAAACAAAGTAGATAAGCAGAGTGCCCTGCTCTTTTTTATCGGGAGTGCACCAGGTGCTATTGTGGGCGTGTATCTTAATACATTACTAGCAGTAGAGGGATTTTCGTTGCTGTTTGGCTTGTTTCAGCTCTGCATGTTCGTCGTATTGATGGTCAAAGACAAAATCAAGCCACGCAGCATCGAGTGGGAAGTCCAACGCCACTTCATCGACAACGAAGGAAATGAATATGTGTACGGGTATAGCAAATGGTCCGTAATTACGATTGCCTTCTTTGTAGGGATTACCTCGTCGCTATTTGGCGTGGGTGGCGGAATCCTGATGGTTCCAGCCATGATGATTCTGTTTCGCTTTCCGCCACACATTGCCACGGCTACGTCCATGCTAGTCATCTTTTTATCAGCGGTGGTTGGGTCAATCACGAATATCTTCCACGACAACGTACATTGGCTGTATGCAGCGATGCTCGCGCCAGGAGCTTGGGCGGGTGGAAAGGTCGGAGCGATTATTGCCAGTAAAATGAAGGGTCGTACCATCGTGCTGTTCTTGCGTGTTCTGATATTGGGAATTGCCATACAAATGATCGGAGAAGCGATTTTTGGATAA
- a CDS encoding bifunctional UDP-sugar hydrolase/5'-nucleotidase — protein MADTCTLHILHTNDLHSHFDTMPRIATCLSMHREEWESRGEHVLTVDIGDHMDRMDIRSEASFGKTNVEIMNRSGIQYATIGNNEGITLPKDKLNELYTDARFTIITGNLFEPTTNSVPSWAVPYVIHTVGELRLAILGMTIPFGPSYQSMGWEIKEPIPILREQIAALRSSVDVVILLSHLGYQTDCVLAMEVDGLDIILGGHSHRTLPHGERLEGTLITQAGRFGEYVGHVELVWDRTHNGIKDVRAELFHTEPYQADESLSQFIESEKVWAENRLFQPIVQLEQDMHIGWTEETAYGSFIAASIRKWTGAEIGMANGGLLLADLPRGSLSFADLLHSMPHPINACAVTITGAQLTTVLEQAIQPEMVHRELRGYGFRGKIEGWMCVDGLHIRYSEDDQPQIIQIEVNGQPLDRERLYRVGTIDMFMYNRMFPDLLLGSEVTFFLPEMLREVLANTLKDQQMLQNAFRPRWEKISSTSKNQS, from the coding sequence GTGGCTGACACCTGTACCTTACATATTTTGCACACGAATGATTTGCACAGCCATTTTGATACGATGCCGCGAATTGCAACCTGCCTGAGCATGCACCGAGAAGAGTGGGAGAGCAGGGGAGAGCATGTGCTGACGGTCGATATTGGGGACCATATGGATCGAATGGATATCCGTTCAGAAGCGAGTTTTGGGAAAACAAACGTCGAGATCATGAACAGAAGCGGGATTCAATACGCGACGATCGGAAACAACGAAGGCATCACACTCCCAAAAGACAAGCTGAATGAACTGTACACAGATGCGCGCTTCACGATCATTACGGGCAATCTGTTTGAACCGACAACAAATTCTGTCCCGTCTTGGGCTGTCCCATACGTCATTCATACCGTAGGCGAGCTGCGGCTGGCGATATTGGGAATGACGATTCCCTTTGGCCCCTCCTATCAAAGTATGGGATGGGAGATCAAGGAACCGATCCCGATTTTGCGTGAGCAGATTGCGGCGCTGCGCTCGTCAGTGGATGTTGTCATTTTGCTTTCGCATCTCGGCTATCAGACAGATTGTGTGCTGGCAATGGAAGTCGATGGGCTGGATATCATTTTGGGCGGACACTCTCACCGGACGCTGCCTCATGGAGAACGCCTGGAAGGCACCTTGATCACACAAGCGGGGCGATTTGGCGAGTATGTCGGTCATGTAGAGCTCGTCTGGGATAGGACTCATAATGGCATCAAAGACGTGCGCGCAGAGCTTTTTCACACAGAACCGTATCAGGCAGACGAATCATTGAGCCAGTTCATCGAGAGTGAAAAAGTATGGGCAGAGAATCGTTTGTTTCAGCCGATTGTTCAACTAGAGCAAGACATGCACATCGGCTGGACGGAGGAGACAGCCTATGGTTCCTTCATTGCAGCAAGTATTCGCAAATGGACGGGTGCTGAGATTGGCATGGCCAATGGAGGGCTGTTGCTTGCTGATTTGCCACGGGGCAGCTTGTCTTTTGCCGATTTGTTACACAGTATGCCCCATCCGATCAATGCCTGCGCGGTTACGATTACAGGCGCGCAGCTCACCACTGTTCTGGAGCAAGCCATTCAACCGGAAATGGTTCATCGAGAGCTGCGAGGGTACGGTTTTCGCGGCAAAATAGAAGGCTGGATGTGTGTGGACGGATTGCACATCCGCTACAGTGAAGATGACCAACCGCAAATTATCCAGATTGAAGTCAACGGGCAACCACTTGATCGTGAGCGTCTGTATCGAGTCGGGACGATCGACATGTTTATGTACAATCGCATGTTTCCCGATTTGCTGCTCGGCAGTGAGGTTACGTTTTTCTTGCCCGAGATGCTGCGTGAAGTGCTCGCCAACACATTAAAGGACCAACAGATGCTGCAAAATGCGTTTCGTCCACGTTGGGAAAAGATATCGTCTACGTCAAAAAACCAATCGTAG
- a CDS encoding DUF6154 family protein, which translates to MRFIDEVYELYRGHFNGDEEDITAVVVGILAEQSRDDLLDLVEEMDEEELFHMLATYMIEVMKRKVAMEDEHFPTSVMH; encoded by the coding sequence ATGCGCTTCATTGATGAAGTATACGAGCTGTACAGAGGACATTTTAATGGCGATGAAGAGGATATTACAGCGGTTGTCGTCGGCATTCTCGCAGAGCAGTCTCGGGATGATTTGCTTGACTTGGTCGAAGAGATGGACGAGGAAGAGCTGTTTCACATGCTCGCGACGTATATGATTGAAGTCATGAAACGAAAAGTCGCGATGGAGGATGAGCACTTTCCGACAAGCGTCATGCATTAA
- a CDS encoding YunC family protein has product MVEVVPIHFPEGTAIAVTVRLPKTTLLAVTTDHGYIMCGALDVGLLNERLAAREILAGRAVGVKTIQELLDAPLESVTTTAEEKGITAGMIGRDAVVKML; this is encoded by the coding sequence ATGGTCGAGGTAGTGCCAATCCACTTTCCCGAGGGGACGGCAATTGCTGTCACCGTTCGTTTGCCCAAGACGACGCTATTGGCTGTAACGACCGATCATGGCTACATCATGTGTGGAGCACTGGATGTGGGGCTCTTAAACGAGAGGTTAGCAGCAAGGGAAATTCTTGCCGGTCGTGCGGTTGGGGTCAAGACCATACAGGAATTGCTGGATGCGCCGCTGGAGTCTGTGACGACGACAGCGGAGGAGAAGGGGATTACTGCTGGCATGATTGGTCGGGATGCTGTCGTGAAAATGCTGTAA
- a CDS encoding DUF2804 domain-containing protein produces the protein MSLIEKELTLPLSLCDQDGRLLPEAIGWSRYPLHDCQFSGHWLRRKKWNFWFITTPECAMSIAMVNLDYAGIVFVHFIDLATGETADSAVTVPFGAGIRLGATVDEPCHFASRKLSVSFQPGASGTSVEASAICPGNKTLSLAIVIDPPSESLNVVIPWSAERFQFTSKQTARPVHGTIAYNGKTYLLDRQHAFASLDFGRGVWPYHTRWNWTTCSFRHAEGVAGFNFGRGWTDGTGMTENGLMIDGVLYKLSEQIRFSYDPDNRMLPWTLASEESSAVRLTFTPLFARIEHKNFALVRTTLHQVIGRYDGTLSTPDGKTIAVQCKIGICEEQSARW, from the coding sequence ATGTCACTTATTGAAAAAGAATTAACGCTGCCTCTTTCATTATGTGATCAGGATGGCCGCTTGCTTCCCGAAGCGATTGGCTGGTCCCGTTATCCGTTGCATGACTGCCAATTTAGCGGGCATTGGCTTCGCCGGAAAAAATGGAATTTTTGGTTTATCACCACGCCTGAATGTGCGATGTCGATTGCGATGGTCAATCTGGATTACGCTGGCATTGTCTTTGTCCATTTTATTGATCTAGCGACAGGGGAGACCGCGGACAGTGCCGTAACGGTTCCTTTTGGTGCAGGGATTCGACTGGGTGCCACCGTAGATGAGCCTTGCCATTTTGCCAGTCGTAAGCTCTCTGTCTCCTTTCAGCCAGGAGCCAGCGGAACGAGCGTAGAAGCGTCTGCCATTTGTCCCGGTAATAAAACTCTCTCGCTCGCCATCGTGATTGATCCGCCATCCGAGTCCTTAAATGTCGTGATTCCGTGGAGTGCGGAGCGCTTTCAGTTCACATCGAAGCAAACTGCCCGGCCTGTGCACGGCACCATCGCCTATAACGGGAAAACCTATTTACTCGATCGGCAGCATGCCTTTGCCAGTCTGGATTTTGGACGTGGAGTTTGGCCGTATCACACTCGTTGGAACTGGACGACCTGCTCTTTCCGTCACGCGGAGGGTGTCGCAGGCTTTAACTTTGGTAGAGGCTGGACGGACGGAACGGGTATGACAGAAAATGGCTTGATGATCGATGGTGTCCTCTACAAGCTGAGTGAACAAATTCGTTTTTCCTACGATCCTGACAACCGGATGCTCCCTTGGACGCTCGCGAGTGAAGAATCTTCTGCGGTACGCCTCACCTTTACGCCGCTCTTTGCTCGAATCGAGCACAAAAATTTTGCATTGGTGCGAACGACTCTGCATCAAGTAATCGGCCGTTATGACGGGACGCTCTCAACACCTGATGGAAAAACGATTGCGGTGCAATGCAAGATCGGAATCTGCGAAGAACAATCCGCCCGTTGGTAA
- a CDS encoding HD-GYP domain-containing protein — MRLKSIQKCQPGDKLARSIYTENGTILVGAGVELTQRMITRLKNKNVNSLYIQDKRTDDIIVEAVISENTRRQAMSMIHDTFRTVHQVPDKWQQLFSDKGLGRKLRDVMQTVADELNSSDSAMNLLADACAFDNYIFTHSFNVALYSTALAINTGCSEKDVLEISIGGMLHDIGKVHIPDNILKKPGRLTQEEYEIMKRHTEIGFEMLRRQDDIPLLAAHCAFQHHERWDGSGYPRHLKKEEIHPFGRLMAVADVFDALTSHRVYRRGMLPHEAMEVLYSGSGKLFDHVYVEALRNTIALYPVGLTVSLNNGMSGVVVDSNKGMPSRPIVRVLVDEEGRDIEHPYECDLSKMLTLMIIACGDLV, encoded by the coding sequence ATGCGACTGAAATCCATTCAAAAATGCCAGCCGGGTGATAAACTGGCTCGTTCCATCTATACAGAGAATGGAACGATTCTCGTTGGCGCCGGAGTAGAGCTAACCCAACGAATGATAACTCGACTTAAAAACAAAAACGTGAACAGTCTCTACATCCAAGACAAGCGCACGGATGATATCATTGTGGAGGCAGTCATTTCCGAAAATACTCGCAGACAAGCAATGTCCATGATTCACGATACATTCCGAACCGTTCATCAAGTTCCGGACAAATGGCAGCAGCTTTTTTCGGACAAGGGTTTGGGACGTAAGCTGCGGGATGTCATGCAAACCGTTGCGGATGAATTAAACAGCAGTGATTCAGCCATGAATTTATTGGCAGATGCTTGCGCCTTCGACAATTACATATTCACGCACTCATTTAACGTTGCTTTGTATAGCACAGCTCTCGCCATAAATACTGGCTGTTCGGAAAAAGATGTGTTGGAGATTAGTATTGGCGGTATGCTCCACGATATTGGAAAAGTGCATATCCCAGACAACATTTTGAAAAAGCCGGGCCGCCTTACACAAGAAGAATATGAAATCATGAAAAGACATACGGAGATCGGTTTTGAAATGCTGCGTCGGCAAGACGACATCCCTTTGCTTGCAGCCCACTGCGCTTTTCAGCATCACGAGCGCTGGGATGGCTCCGGTTATCCACGGCACCTGAAAAAAGAAGAGATTCATCCGTTTGGTCGCTTGATGGCAGTGGCTGATGTATTCGATGCCCTGACGTCGCATCGGGTATACCGTCGAGGAATGCTCCCTCACGAAGCGATGGAGGTGCTCTACTCCGGTTCAGGTAAACTGTTTGACCATGTGTATGTAGAGGCTTTGCGAAATACGATTGCACTCTACCCTGTTGGTCTGACCGTCAGCCTGAACAATGGTATGTCTGGTGTCGTCGTCGATTCGAACAAAGGAATGCCGAGCCGTCCGATCGTCAGAGTCCTGGTGGATGAAGAAGGTCGGGATATCGAGCATCCCTATGAGTGTGACTTGTCCAAAATGCTGACGCTCATGATCATCGCCTGTGGCGATTTGGTATAA
- the corA gene encoding magnesium/cobalt transporter CorA: protein MKIRLVQNGIITEIEDIEEAATPPVNGFYWIHAAPFDLDILQPLFGLHHLAVEDCIDEEEQRPKLQNYDDHYFMVINGITFHNHDIFLREINIFLGSSTIITVTKQEAPEFTTMLSIIREKEVNRPDAFLYYLVDQIVDLYFDVTEKIEDLLEDLEEQILMHTKKSHLDQIIGLRSEILYARKMLVPQRDLIDALHKKELPLIQPYLRKYFGDIVEDASKIVESFEAFRELIGNLREAYQAALAGRANDIMRVFTALTTIFMPLTIVTGIYGMNFDVMPELRSPYGYYIVLGCMATIGTTMFIIFKKKDWL from the coding sequence ATGAAGATCAGACTCGTACAAAACGGAATCATCACTGAGATAGAAGACATCGAAGAGGCTGCTACTCCACCTGTGAACGGGTTTTACTGGATTCATGCCGCTCCATTCGATTTGGATATTTTACAGCCGCTGTTCGGACTGCATCATCTGGCTGTCGAGGACTGCATCGACGAGGAAGAACAGCGGCCCAAGCTGCAAAATTACGATGATCATTACTTTATGGTCATCAATGGCATTACCTTCCACAATCATGATATCTTCTTGCGCGAGATCAATATTTTTTTGGGCAGCAGCACCATTATCACCGTAACGAAGCAGGAGGCCCCCGAATTCACTACCATGCTGTCGATCATCCGGGAAAAAGAAGTCAATCGCCCCGATGCGTTTCTGTACTACTTGGTAGATCAAATTGTCGATCTTTATTTTGATGTGACCGAAAAAATTGAGGACCTGCTTGAAGATCTAGAAGAACAAATTTTGATGCACACGAAAAAATCCCATCTGGATCAAATTATCGGGCTGCGCAGTGAAATCTTGTACGCCCGTAAAATGCTCGTTCCCCAGCGGGATTTGATTGACGCCCTACATAAAAAAGAACTCCCGCTGATTCAACCTTATCTGCGGAAGTACTTTGGCGATATTGTAGAGGATGCCAGCAAAATTGTAGAGAGCTTTGAAGCTTTTCGCGAGCTCATCGGAAACTTGCGCGAAGCGTATCAAGCGGCGCTTGCCGGCAGAGCCAACGATATTATGCGTGTTTTTACCGCCCTGACGACGATTTTTATGCCGTTGACGATTGTGACGGGTATATACGGGATGAACTTTGATGTGATGCCCGAGCTGCGTTCACCCTACGGCTACTACATTGTGCTGGGATGCATGGCTACCATCGGCACGACGATGTTTATCATTTTCAAAAAGAAGGACTGGCTCTGA
- a CDS encoding NAD(P)H-binding protein: MKRAVLFGATGLVGRALLQLLLEDDAYGKVIAVVRNELPFTHPRLQTVVIDFRQLGDCRPFLEGADIYCCLGTTMKKAGSREAFRKVDYQCATGTPSIGRARCEAITLTLVSLDRAVTRLSACHSNRCRRSHASHRLSWTGRCA, from the coding sequence ATGAAACGTGCGGTATTATTTGGAGCGACTGGACTTGTCGGTCGTGCATTGCTACAGCTTCTCTTGGAAGATGACGCATATGGAAAAGTCATCGCTGTCGTCCGCAACGAGCTCCCTTTCACGCATCCTCGCTTGCAGACAGTCGTCATTGACTTTCGTCAGTTGGGAGATTGCCGACCGTTTTTAGAAGGAGCAGACATCTATTGCTGCTTGGGGACAACCATGAAAAAGGCTGGAAGTCGCGAAGCGTTTCGCAAAGTGGATTATCAGTGCGCGACAGGAACACCGTCGATCGGAAGAGCTCGGTGCGAAGCTATCACACTCACTCTCGTTTCTCTGGATCGGGCCGTTACGCGCCTATCAGCCTGTCACAGCAACAGATGTCGCAGGAGCCATGCATCACATCGCCTCTCTTGGACTGGCAGGTGCGCATAA